One genomic segment of Stenotrophomonas sp. 704A1 includes these proteins:
- a CDS encoding glycosyltransferase family 2 protein: protein MGAIVLLPLGVDDAALDRCLAALDAGTAAGTAIWLADDAQAGPRAQAVVEHWLAHTPLQAEYTRRARPLGEVAHLDEMLRACDGLDVAVLAPDSVPAPGWLQQLQATFARDAAIATATPWCNVGETAAWPRLGELNPEPADPALLAHVCAALPALHPELPSAVTHAVLLRANARRRAGGLDAESYLGWNAALVDLSLRMAGLGWRNVLCENAFVSRAGEAPSREGDLEALAARWPGWMPRLADFLMHDPLQALRQDLQHGMQQAIMPRDQGDLFASSSPLEPSA from the coding sequence ATGGGGGCGATCGTGTTGTTGCCGCTGGGCGTGGACGATGCTGCACTCGACCGCTGCCTGGCCGCGCTGGATGCCGGTACCGCCGCGGGGACGGCGATCTGGCTGGCCGATGACGCACAGGCCGGGCCACGTGCGCAGGCGGTGGTCGAACACTGGTTGGCACATACCCCTTTGCAGGCCGAGTACACGCGGCGCGCGCGGCCGCTGGGCGAGGTCGCCCATCTGGACGAAATGCTGCGCGCCTGCGATGGCCTGGACGTGGCGGTGCTGGCGCCGGACAGCGTGCCGGCCCCGGGCTGGCTGCAGCAGTTGCAGGCCACCTTCGCCCGCGACGCCGCCATCGCCACCGCCACGCCCTGGTGCAACGTGGGGGAAACGGCCGCCTGGCCGCGGCTGGGCGAACTCAATCCCGAACCGGCCGACCCGGCGCTGCTGGCCCACGTGTGCGCCGCGCTGCCCGCGTTGCACCCGGAACTGCCTTCGGCCGTGACCCACGCCGTGCTGCTGCGGGCCAACGCGCGCCGGCGTGCCGGCGGGCTGGATGCGGAAAGCTACCTGGGCTGGAACGCCGCACTGGTCGATCTGAGCCTGCGCATGGCCGGCCTGGGCTGGCGCAACGTGCTGTGCGAGAACGCGTTCGTCAGCCGTGCCGGTGAAGCCCCCAGTCGCGAAGGCGATCTGGAGGCGCTGGCCGCGCGCTGGCCCGGCTGGATGCCGCGCCTGGCCGACTTCCTGATGCACGATCCCCTGCAGGCCCTGCGCCAGGATCTGCAGCACGGCATGCAGCAGGCGATAATGCCGCGTGACCAGGGTGACCTGTTCGCGTCGTCCTCGCCGCTGGAGCCGTCTGCTTGA
- a CDS encoding glycosyltransferase family 2 protein translates to MNSAIAAIVVTYQSGSTVDACLSRLRQAHDVAEIRVIDNGSLDDTLDIVQRHASHDPRVRFIANPDNPGFATANNQGVADSHSPWLAFINPDLLVEADTLSALRDRAMAVGDSLLGVEQVDEHGQPDPAVRRRDPDFLAMLRSPGRGARLAVARDPAQPLQQVPALSGALLLMPRALFDRIGGWDAGYRLHAEDLDLCRRVRQAGAVVAIANDLQVTHVRGVSSRSRPFFVEWHKHRGLWRYFGKFEAPQRSWPVRLAVWGAIWAHALVQVPRLLRRSR, encoded by the coding sequence TTGAATTCCGCCATTGCCGCCATCGTTGTGACCTACCAGAGCGGCAGCACCGTCGATGCCTGCCTGTCCCGGCTGCGCCAGGCGCACGATGTCGCCGAGATCCGGGTGATCGACAACGGTTCGCTGGATGACACGCTGGACATCGTGCAGCGTCACGCCAGCCATGATCCGCGGGTGCGCTTCATCGCCAACCCGGACAATCCGGGCTTCGCCACCGCCAACAACCAGGGCGTGGCCGATTCGCACAGCCCGTGGCTGGCCTTCATCAACCCGGACCTGCTGGTCGAGGCCGATACCCTGTCGGCGCTGCGCGACCGCGCCATGGCGGTGGGCGACAGCCTGCTGGGCGTGGAGCAGGTGGACGAGCATGGCCAGCCCGATCCTGCGGTGCGGCGTCGCGACCCGGATTTCCTGGCCATGCTGCGCTCGCCCGGACGCGGTGCCCGACTGGCCGTGGCGCGCGACCCGGCGCAGCCACTGCAGCAGGTGCCGGCGTTGTCCGGCGCGCTGCTGTTGATGCCACGCGCGCTGTTCGACCGCATCGGTGGCTGGGATGCCGGCTACCGGCTGCATGCTGAGGACCTGGACCTCTGCCGCCGCGTACGCCAGGCCGGCGCGGTGGTGGCCATCGCCAACGATCTGCAGGTGACCCACGTGCGCGGGGTGTCCAGCCGCTCGCGGCCGTTCTTCGTGGAATGGCACAAGCATCGCGGGCTGTGGCGCTACTTCGGCAAGTTCGAAGCGCCGCAGCGGTCGTGGCCGGTGCGGCTGGCGGTGTGGGGCGCGATCTGGGCCCATGCGCTGGTGCAGGTTCCGAGGCTGCTGCGCAGGTCGCGCTGA
- the pncB gene encoding nicotinate phosphoribosyltransferase gives MPIIQSLLDTDLYKFTMMQAVLHQHPGAQVQYRFKCRTPGIDLARYIDQIDEEIDHLCSLRFSDAELDYMRGLRFVKPDFADFLGLFHLDRKYIQLRASKVVPGEIELDITGPWLHTILFEVPLLAIINEVWFRNTTTADFAEGERRLQAKAALLRDTPGFEQCRIADYGSRRRYSRDWHARLLPLLRDALGPQLVGTSNVHFARLYGMTPHGTMAHEYLQAFQALGPRLRDSQVAALESWAREYRGDLGIALSDVVGLDAFLRDFDMYFCKLFDGVRHDSGDPFDWGDRMLAHFQQRRVDARSKVLVFSDGLDIARVMRLYDYFRGRCQVAFGVGTHLTNDLGPTPLNIVIKMVRCNGQPVAKLSDSPGKSMCDDPGYLSYLRQVFELPPAEKPDATL, from the coding sequence ATGCCTATCATCCAGTCCCTGCTCGACACCGACCTGTACAAGTTCACCATGATGCAGGCGGTGCTGCACCAGCACCCCGGCGCGCAGGTCCAGTATCGCTTCAAGTGCCGCACGCCCGGCATCGACCTTGCCCGCTACATCGATCAGATCGATGAGGAGATCGACCACCTGTGCAGCCTGCGGTTCAGTGACGCCGAGCTGGACTACATGCGTGGGCTGCGCTTCGTGAAGCCGGATTTCGCCGATTTCCTCGGCCTGTTCCACCTGGACCGCAAGTACATCCAGCTGCGTGCCTCGAAGGTGGTGCCGGGCGAGATCGAACTGGACATCACCGGCCCCTGGCTGCATACGATCCTGTTCGAAGTGCCGCTGCTGGCGATCATCAACGAGGTGTGGTTCCGCAATACCACCACGGCCGATTTCGCCGAAGGCGAGCGCCGGCTGCAGGCCAAGGCCGCGCTGCTGCGCGATACGCCCGGCTTCGAGCAGTGCCGCATCGCCGACTATGGCAGCCGCCGCCGCTATTCGCGCGACTGGCATGCACGCCTGCTGCCGCTGCTGCGTGATGCGCTGGGGCCGCAACTGGTCGGCACCAGCAACGTGCATTTCGCGCGCCTGTACGGCATGACGCCGCACGGCACCATGGCCCACGAATACCTGCAGGCGTTCCAGGCGCTCGGTCCGCGCCTGCGCGATTCGCAGGTGGCGGCACTGGAATCGTGGGCACGCGAGTACCGCGGCGACCTCGGCATCGCCCTGTCCGATGTGGTCGGGCTGGATGCCTTCCTGCGCGACTTCGACATGTACTTCTGCAAGCTGTTCGACGGCGTGCGCCACGATTCGGGCGACCCGTTCGACTGGGGCGACCGCATGCTGGCCCATTTCCAGCAGCGCCGCGTCGACGCGCGCAGCAAGGTGCTGGTGTTCAGCGATGGCCTGGACATCGCGCGGGTCATGCGCCTGTACGACTACTTCCGCGGCCGCTGCCAGGTGGCGTTCGGCGTGGGCACCCACCTGACCAACGACCTGGGGCCGACCCCGCTCAACATCGTCATCAAGATGGTCCGCTGCAACGGCCAGCCGGTGGCCAAGCTCAGCGACTCGCCGGGCAAGAGCATGTGCGACGACCCGGGCTATCTGTCCTACCTGCGCCAGGTGTTCGAACTGCCGCCAGCGGAGAAGCCGGACGCCACGTTGTGA
- the wecB gene encoding non-hydrolyzing UDP-N-acetylglucosamine 2-epimerase, with product MKVLSVFGTRPEAIKMGPLVKALGEAPDIESIVCTTGQHRMMLDQVMALFGITADHDLDVMVPNQTLNGLCAKLFERLDALYTEVKPDRVLVHGDTTTAMTAAVAAFHHRIPVGHVEAGLRTGDIHRPWPEEMNRRVIDVVSDFLFAPTASSRANLAREHLGGRILVTGNTVIDALQQTVQRLDRDPALRASADAPFQMLDPDRRLLLVTGHRRESFGHGFENICRALAELAKRSDLQILYPVHLNPNVQGPVNAHLGNLGNVHLVPPQDYLRFVRLMQRADVILTDSGGVQEEAPALGKPVLVMRDVTERPEAVEAGVVTLVGTAPERIVAAVSAALQQPPHATRFDPDASPYGDGRASARIVAALRGHPLPEFTAGHRSAGPAPLPLHEVTP from the coding sequence GTGAAGGTTCTTTCTGTTTTCGGTACCCGTCCTGAGGCCATCAAGATGGGACCGCTGGTCAAGGCGCTGGGTGAGGCGCCGGATATCGAATCCATCGTGTGCACCACCGGCCAGCATCGGATGATGCTGGACCAGGTGATGGCGTTGTTCGGCATCACGGCCGACCACGACCTGGATGTGATGGTGCCCAACCAGACCCTCAACGGCCTGTGCGCGAAACTGTTCGAGCGGCTGGATGCGCTGTACACCGAAGTGAAGCCGGACCGCGTGCTGGTCCACGGCGACACCACCACGGCGATGACCGCTGCAGTGGCCGCGTTCCACCATCGCATCCCGGTGGGCCATGTCGAAGCGGGCCTGCGCACGGGCGACATCCACCGGCCGTGGCCGGAAGAGATGAACCGGCGGGTGATCGACGTTGTCTCCGATTTCCTGTTCGCGCCCACCGCCAGTTCGCGCGCGAACCTGGCCCGCGAGCATCTCGGCGGCAGGATCCTGGTGACCGGCAACACCGTCATCGATGCCCTGCAGCAGACCGTGCAGCGGCTGGATCGCGACCCGGCACTGCGTGCCAGCGCCGATGCGCCGTTCCAGATGCTCGATCCCGATCGCCGCCTGCTGCTGGTCACCGGGCATCGGCGCGAGAGCTTCGGCCATGGTTTCGAGAACATCTGCCGCGCGCTGGCCGAGCTGGCCAAGCGCAGCGATCTGCAGATCCTGTACCCGGTGCACCTCAATCCGAACGTGCAGGGGCCGGTCAACGCGCACCTGGGCAATCTCGGCAACGTGCACCTGGTGCCGCCGCAGGACTACCTGAGGTTCGTGCGCCTGATGCAGCGTGCCGACGTGATCCTCACCGATTCCGGCGGCGTGCAGGAGGAAGCGCCGGCACTGGGCAAGCCGGTGCTGGTGATGCGCGATGTCACCGAGCGCCCCGAAGCAGTGGAGGCGGGCGTCGTCACGCTGGTCGGCACCGCGCCTGAGCGGATCGTCGCTGCGGTCAGTGCAGCACTGCAACAGCCGCCCCACGCCACCCGTTTCGACCCCGATGCCAGTCCCTATGGCGACGGCCGCGCCAGCGCGCGCATCGTCGCTGCCCTGCGTGGGCACCCACTGCCCGAATTCACCGCAGGCCATCGCAGTGCTGGCCCTGCCCCCCTTCCTCTACACGAAGTGACGCCATGA